A segment of the Sphingomicrobium flavum genome:
GCCGACCGCCGCCAAGTGACCGTGCGCTGCACCGTCCTCGCTTTCATCCAGCCGGTTGGGGTTGATCATGCTGTGCGCGGTGGGAAGGCGGCTCGAACATTGGTGATGATCGCACACGATCACTTCCAGTCCCGCATTGGCCGCTTCATCGAGCGCATCGAAGGCCTGCGCCCCGCAATCCACGGTGATCGCCAGTTCCGCGCCCTGCTCCTTCAACTGCACCAGCGCCGCGCCCGAAGGGCCATAACCCTCCATCAGCCGGTCAGGAATGTAGAGCAGGGGTTCGCTGCCAAGGCGGCGGAAGACATGGGTCAGCAAGGCGCCCGACGTCGCGCCATCCACATCATAATCGCCGAATACGGCGATCTTCTCGCCCTTCTCGATGGCATCGGCGATGCGATGGGCGGCCTTGTCCATATCCTGGAAGACCGATGGATCAGGCAGGAAATCGCGGATGCGCGGATCGCGCTGGCGCGCCAAGTCGGCCTCTTCAACCCCGCGCGCAATCAGCAGCTGGTCAATGAGGTCGCGTTCCAGATTGTCGGCCCCGGCATGGCGCCAGCGCCAAGGCTGGCCCGACAGGCTGTTGGCGATTTCGAACATCTAGCGCACGTCCGCAAGCAACTGGTCGCGAAGGTCCATCGCCGCGCGCGCGGGCACAGCTTCCACGCCATGCGCGGCAAAGCCGCCGCCGCCCGCCACGCCCAGCTTGATCGAGGCGACGCCGAACCAGCGGTCGATGAAATTGCGTTTGAGGTCGATGCTCTGCACCTTGGCCAGCGGCAGGATCACCAGCCGTCGCCGCCACCAGCCCGAACGGATAAGGAAGCGATCGCCATCCACGCGGTGCCGCCGCCAGCGCCAGTCGAGCAGCGTCAGGACGGAGAGCAGCGCCATCACGCCCGAAGCGATGAAGGCCCATGGCGTCAGCAGCAGGCCCGCTGCAATGCCGATGATGAAGATGGGGATGAACCAGATCAGCGACATCATCACCAGCGCCGGGCTGGGCCGGTCCCAGCTATCGTCGATGGGCGGCAGCGATCGCCAGTCCATCGCGCCCAATATCTCGTCACCCTCGACCGGACGGGCGAGCGGGGCGACGACATGGTCGCCCGAACCGCCACTATCCTGCGCCAGGCTCTGCAGCTTGAGGCTGGTCCAGCCGAAGCGGCGCTTGACTGGCCCGTTGATGAAAACGGCCGCCTGGACGCGCTTGGAAGGCAGCACCGTATCGGTAAGGGTCAGCAGCCCGCGGCGGCGGCGAAAGCCCGTCTGGGTCCGGTCGAGGCGGAAATTCCAGTCGCGCAGAACGGTGCGCACCACCCCGGTGGCGAGCCCGATGAAAATCAGGCTGATCACCCCCGCGAAAATGGCAACGATCTGGTGCGCGACGATATAGGAGATGAGCGGATTGCTGACATCGAACTGCTCAAGCCAGAATTGACGCGAGAAGAAGTTCAAGTTCGCAACATCGCCCATGGTCTGCATCAGGCCGAAGACCGCGCCCACCACCGCCAGCGAGAAATTGAAGATGCCCGCCAGCAGCACGCGGCGCTGGTCCATCGCGAAGACGGGCGCGCGTTCTTCAGCGTCGTCCAGCACTTCGGCCTCTGCCCCGCCGCTCGCCGCCAGCGGGTTGGTCACCCCCGCGCGGTGCGCCCGCACCCGGTCGCGCAGCGCATTCGCGCGATCGAGCGGGATGCTGTCGATGATGCCGTCCTCTTCGCCCTTGCCCGCCGATGCGCCCGTTTCCAGCTTGACCCGGGCCAGGCCGAAGGCGCGGTGCAGCGGGTTCTGCTCGATATTGACGTCCTGGATGCGGTCGAAGGGGATCGAACGGTGGTTGCGATTGACGATGCCGCTATTCATCAGCACTTCGTCATCATCGACCCGCCAGGAGAAACTGAGCCAGCGCAGGATCGGGGCCAGAAAGCCCGACACGAAGGCAAAGCCGATGATGGCGAGCGCGATATAGGTCCGCCCCGAATAGAGGAGGAAGGCGGCCGCCGCGATGGCGCCCCAGACCGATTTGATCACCGCGCCCAGCCCCGTGACCATGGTCAGCGGGTGCAGGCGCTCCATGACCGGCTCGTCGCTCATTGCCAGTCGGTCTTGATGGTGGCGCGGATTTCATCGCGCATCGCGATGGCCTTCTCCGGGCTGAGGCCGGGCAGGGTGACGACGCTGTTATGCGTTCCCGCAGTGTGGACGATGAGGCTGGCGGTGCCGAGCAACTTGTCGAGCGGACCGCGCGCGACATCGATATGCTGGACGCGCACGAAGGGCACCACCGTATCGGTGTGAAACAGCCAGCCGCGCACCACGCGCAGCATCTTGTCGCCCAGCTTGTAGCCCAGCCGCCGATAGACGCGCTGCGGCACGAAGGTGATGATGGCAAGGCTGATCAGGCCGACAACCGCGCTGAGCGTCCCGCGCCAGGGGAATTCTTCCAGCACCGTATTGTCCAGCACCAGGGCACCGACGAGCAAGGGGATCCAGGTCATCATGAGCCGGAGGCGCAGCACCCAAGCATAGGATCGCTCCACCGGATGCATGCCCTCGGGCAAATGCGGGTGGAGCGGATCGATTGAGGGCGGCAGCGCCTGCTCCCCCGCAGGCTGGTCAACATCAGCGTTCATGGAGACACTTTAGCGGGTCAGGCCCCCGCGCAAAGGGCAAATCGACGAACCCTAGCTCGACTGGCCGGTGCGATGTTCGCCCTTCACATAGCGGATCGTGCCCGACGAGGCGCGCATCACCACCGTCTCGGTCGTGACGGTGCCGTCCTTCAGACGTTTGACGCCTTCGAGCAGCGATCCGTCGGTAACACCGGTCGCGGCAAAGATGCAGTCGCCCTTGGCCATGTCTTCAAGGTTGTAGATGCGGGTCAGATCCTCGATCCCCCACTTGGCGGCGCGGGCCTTTTCATCTTCGTTGCGGAAGACCAGGCGCCCCTGCATCTGCCCGCCGACACAGCGCAGCGCAGCGGCGGCCAGCACGCCTTCGGGGGCGCCGCCGGTGCCGATATAGATATCGACGCTGGTGTCGGGATCGGTGGTGGCAATGACGCCGGCGACATCGCCATCGGGGATCAGCTTGATGCCGCAGCCAAGGCTGCGCAGTTCAGCGATGATGTCGGCATGGCGCGGGCGGTCAAGCACGCAGGCGATGATGTCGCCGGGTTCGACGCCCTTGGCGGCGGCCAGCGCCCTCACATTGTCGGTGACGGATTGTTCAAGGCTGACCACGCCCCTGGGATAGCCGGGGCCGACCGCAATCTTTTCCATATAGGTATCGGGCGCATTGAGGAGACCGCCCTTCTCCGCAATCGCCAGCACGGCCAGCGCATTGGGGCCGGCCTTGGCGGTGATGGTGGTGCCTTCCAAGGGATCGAGCGCGATGTCGATGGCCGGGGCATCGCCCACCGCCTTGCCGACCTTTTCGCCGATATAGAGCATGGGCGCTTCGTCGCGTTCGCCTTCGCCGATCACCACGGTGCCGTCCATCGGCAGCTCATTGAGCGCGGTGCGCATGGCTTCGACAGCGGCAGCATCAGCGGCCTTTTCATCGCCGCGACCGATCAGCCGCGAGGCGCCGATGGCGGCAGCTTCGGTCACGCGGACCATTTCGAGGACGAGGACACGGTCGAGGACCGAACTGGCGTTGAACATGAAAAAGCGGCTCCCTAATGCTGCCATAGCCCGCTCGATAGGGGGGCATTTGCGTCTTGTCGAGCCGCAGTTTTTGTGGGACGTTTAACTTGGATTTCAATATGCGGGGCGCGAGGGAGGGACCATGTTCAAATTCATCACCATCCTGTTCGCGACCATCTATTTCGCCTGTGTCGGGGTGTGGACGGTGGCAAGTTTCCGCCTGTTCGGCTTCGATGAAAAGGAAGTTGCGCTTGGTGTCCTCCAGCCGCTCGGCTGGCCTTGGATCGACTGGTTCAAGGAGCAACTGGGCCCCTTCTCCGCGCCGCTTGTGACGCTGGCGATCCTGCTGCTTGCCACCTATCTGGCCAAGCGCAATACCAGGGGCATCGCGCGTTAAGCGGTTGATTTCAGGCGGTCGGCACGCCAACGCTACGACCGACAGCATCCAACAGGGCAAGGACCGACATGTTAAGGGAATTTTTCGGCGAATGGGGTAGCGGCCGCGTGGGTCGTCAACGCTATGTCATTCTGGCGGCAATCGTTTTCGGCCTGGCGCTGCTGCTCGGCTATGTGCTGCAGCAGGGCAATCTGCTGCCGGTCGACGATAGCGGTCGCATGTCGAATTCGGTCAACAGCGCATCGCCGCTGCTGGCGGGGATCCTCCTTCTCGTTCTCCTGGCCTTGCAGATCGCGCTTCTCAACCTCATCGGCAAGCGCGCGCGCGATGCCGGGCTTCCGGGCGTGCTGGTGATGCTGGCATTCGTCGTGCTCAGCGCTGTGAGCTTCGTCATGCAGATGCCGGCGCTGGTGCTGGCCACTGCCGCCATCGTGGTGCTGCTGGCCTTCATCCCGACCGGGCAATTTTCCAAGAAAGCCGCCTAGTCCTCGGCCTGATGTTCCAATATGTCCGCGGCGACGCGGATGGAGC
Coding sequences within it:
- a CDS encoding PH domain-containing protein, with amino-acid sequence MSDEPVMERLHPLTMVTGLGAVIKSVWGAIAAAAFLLYSGRTYIALAIIGFAFVSGFLAPILRWLSFSWRVDDDEVLMNSGIVNRNHRSIPFDRIQDVNIEQNPLHRAFGLARVKLETGASAGKGEEDGIIDSIPLDRANALRDRVRAHRAGVTNPLAASGGAEAEVLDDAEERAPVFAMDQRRVLLAGIFNFSLAVVGAVFGLMQTMGDVANLNFFSRQFWLEQFDVSNPLISYIVAHQIVAIFAGVISLIFIGLATGVVRTVLRDWNFRLDRTQTGFRRRRGLLTLTDTVLPSKRVQAAVFINGPVKRRFGWTSLKLQSLAQDSGGSGDHVVAPLARPVEGDEILGAMDWRSLPPIDDSWDRPSPALVMMSLIWFIPIFIIGIAAGLLLTPWAFIASGVMALLSVLTLLDWRWRRHRVDGDRFLIRSGWWRRRLVILPLAKVQSIDLKRNFIDRWFGVASIKLGVAGGGGFAAHGVEAVPARAAMDLRDQLLADVR
- a CDS encoding PH domain-containing protein → MNADVDQPAGEQALPPSIDPLHPHLPEGMHPVERSYAWVLRLRLMMTWIPLLVGALVLDNTVLEEFPWRGTLSAVVGLISLAIITFVPQRVYRRLGYKLGDKMLRVVRGWLFHTDTVVPFVRVQHIDVARGPLDKLLGTASLIVHTAGTHNSVVTLPGLSPEKAIAMRDEIRATIKTDWQ
- the glpX gene encoding class II fructose-bisphosphatase encodes the protein MFNASSVLDRVLVLEMVRVTEAAAIGASRLIGRGDEKAADAAAVEAMRTALNELPMDGTVVIGEGERDEAPMLYIGEKVGKAVGDAPAIDIALDPLEGTTITAKAGPNALAVLAIAEKGGLLNAPDTYMEKIAVGPGYPRGVVSLEQSVTDNVRALAAAKGVEPGDIIACVLDRPRHADIIAELRSLGCGIKLIPDGDVAGVIATTDPDTSVDIYIGTGGAPEGVLAAAALRCVGGQMQGRLVFRNEDEKARAAKWGIEDLTRIYNLEDMAKGDCIFAATGVTDGSLLEGVKRLKDGTVTTETVVMRASSGTIRYVKGEHRTGQSS
- a CDS encoding DUF805 domain-containing protein, producing MLREFFGEWGSGRVGRQRYVILAAIVFGLALLLGYVLQQGNLLPVDDSGRMSNSVNSASPLLAGILLLVLLALQIALLNLIGKRARDAGLPGVLVMLAFVVLSAVSFVMQMPALVLATAAIVVLLAFIPTGQFSKKAA